In Bradyrhizobium lablabi, one DNA window encodes the following:
- a CDS encoding ABC transporter ATP-binding protein produces the protein MSTAPTLLSVESLSKSYGGVHAVRGVSFALRAGEILALIGPNGAGKSTCFDMLNGQNVPDSGRIHLLGQDTTAKKPRAVWRLGVGRTFQITATFPTMTVRENVQVALVSYHRQLFNLWSSTPRFAPEEAMRLLELVGMGGYAERPCGELAYGDLKRLELAIALANQPKLLLMDEPTAGMAPRERIELMRLTAGIAREKSIGVLFTEHDMDVVFEHADRILVLNRGTLIAEGSPEEVRRNPQVRAIYLGEGLVYDARHREGASA, from the coding sequence ATGAGCACCGCGCCGACGCTATTGTCCGTCGAAAGCCTGAGCAAATCCTATGGCGGCGTCCATGCGGTGCGCGGCGTGTCGTTTGCGCTTCGAGCCGGCGAAATCCTGGCGCTGATCGGGCCCAATGGCGCGGGGAAAAGCACCTGCTTCGACATGCTCAACGGCCAGAATGTCCCCGACAGCGGCCGGATCCATCTGCTCGGCCAGGACACCACGGCCAAGAAGCCACGCGCGGTCTGGCGGCTCGGCGTCGGCCGCACCTTCCAGATCACCGCGACATTTCCGACCATGACAGTGCGCGAGAACGTCCAGGTCGCGTTGGTGTCGTATCACCGGCAGTTATTCAATCTTTGGTCTTCGACGCCGCGGTTTGCGCCGGAGGAGGCCATGCGCCTGTTGGAACTGGTTGGCATGGGCGGCTATGCCGAACGTCCCTGCGGCGAACTCGCCTATGGCGATCTGAAGCGGCTGGAGCTTGCGATCGCGCTCGCCAACCAGCCCAAACTGTTGCTGATGGATGAGCCGACCGCCGGCATGGCGCCGCGCGAGCGCATCGAGCTGATGCGGCTGACGGCCGGCATTGCGCGGGAAAAATCGATCGGTGTGCTCTTCACCGAGCACGACATGGATGTCGTGTTCGAACACGCCGACCGCATTCTCGTGCTCAATCGCGGCACCTTGATCGCGGAAGGCTCGCCCGAGGAAGTCCGCCGCAACCCGCAAGTCCGCGCCATCTATCTCGGCGAGGGCCTGGTCTACGACGCCCGCCATCGCGAGGGAGCGAGCGCATGA
- a CDS encoding ABC transporter ATP-binding protein, whose protein sequence is MKLAVEGLNSHYGPAHILFDIALEVGDGEVVALLGRNGAGKSTTFRSIVGLVAQRTGRIVFEGKDVSSQPTHAIVSRGLGYVPEERRIFTDLTVEENLEVGRQPMRPNAPHWTREKLFALFPNLGEMRGRPGGRMSGGEQQMLTIARTLMGNPSLVLLDEPSEGLSPKIVEQMVDAILTMKKEGVSIVVSEQNLHFARLISDRAYIIERGRICFSGTMAELDARPDVRDAHLAL, encoded by the coding sequence ATGAAGCTAGCGGTCGAGGGACTCAATAGTCATTATGGCCCGGCGCACATCCTGTTCGACATCGCGCTCGAGGTCGGCGACGGCGAGGTGGTGGCGCTGCTCGGGCGCAATGGCGCCGGCAAGTCCACGACCTTCCGCTCGATCGTCGGTCTGGTCGCGCAGCGCACCGGCCGCATCGTGTTCGAGGGCAAGGATGTCTCGAGCCAGCCGACGCATGCGATCGTCAGCCGCGGGCTCGGTTATGTGCCGGAAGAGCGGCGCATTTTTACGGACCTGACGGTTGAGGAAAACCTCGAAGTCGGCCGCCAACCAATGAGGCCGAACGCACCGCACTGGACTCGGGAAAAATTATTCGCGCTGTTCCCGAATCTCGGCGAGATGCGCGGTCGTCCGGGCGGGCGTATGAGCGGCGGCGAACAGCAAATGCTGACCATCGCGCGGACCTTGATGGGCAACCCGTCGCTGGTGCTGCTCGACGAGCCCTCGGAAGGATTGTCGCCGAAGATCGTGGAGCAGATGGTCGACGCCATCCTGACCATGAAGAAGGAAGGCGTCAGCATCGTCGTGTCAGAACAAAACCTGCATTTCGCGCGGCTGATTTCCGACCGCGCCTACATCATCGAGCGCGGCCGCATCTGCTTTTCCGGCACCATGGCCGAGCTCGACGCGCGTCCGGACGTGCGAGACGCGCATCTGGCGCTGTGA
- a CDS encoding MarR family winged helix-turn-helix transcriptional regulator, which produces MTRSVSAKRSLKPARPGYILDEQIGFILRQVWQRHAAIFAKEIGINLTPTQWAAVSKLAETGPCSQNQLGRLTSMDVATIKGVIDRLTARGLTETSADPEDGRRLLVSLTRAGQQVAEKAAPNALAITRETLAPLDARERETLIALLSKLR; this is translated from the coding sequence ATGACCAGGAGTGTTTCGGCCAAACGGAGCTTAAAACCTGCGCGGCCCGGCTACATTCTCGACGAGCAGATCGGCTTCATCCTGCGCCAGGTGTGGCAGCGCCACGCCGCGATCTTTGCGAAGGAAATCGGAATCAATCTAACGCCGACGCAATGGGCGGCGGTTTCAAAACTCGCCGAGACCGGGCCGTGCTCGCAGAATCAGCTCGGACGGCTGACATCGATGGATGTCGCGACCATCAAGGGCGTGATCGATCGGCTCACCGCGCGTGGCCTGACCGAGACCAGCGCCGATCCCGAAGACGGCCGGCGCCTCTTGGTCAGCCTGACGCGCGCGGGCCAGCAGGTCGCCGAAAAGGCGGCGCCGAACGCGCTCGCGATCACGCGAGAAACGCTGGCGCCGCTCGACGCCAGGGAGCGCGAGACATTGATCGCACTGCTCAGCAAGCTGCGGTAA
- a CDS encoding lytic transglycosylase domain-containing protein: MNQRLGPLSCFVALAALASFSSDALALARPKQVEHAKKADATSKAEHHRGAGPKKDKHAEHGARRKSESSAKSSPEKAEAPPLTGDLAAVKNAIDLVRKAKTADATAAEKAIGDPAAQKLVEWFILRHPDGAANFNRYATFLADNPGWPSMGQMRRRAEACLWQERSDAATVHGFTGDQPASAKGRFALARVLLAEGDRDGAVRLVRDTWRSEELAERIEGEAFDTFRDLLSRDDHRARMDKRIGAKDFSTAMRAARRVGDDGVSIVKACAAVMTNADKAKDLLNAVEPAARQDLGYMLCRIHWMVRQGQIADATGLMLAVPADTMPQQDTDEWWRERRTLARKLLDMGNFPDAYQVVRNAALPVDPYYRADFHFMPGWIALRYLNDPATARGHFAHIDDGATNPIVIARAHYWRGRVAEAEGKNEEMRAEYEAAARHGTAYYGQLARAKLGFEKTELRIPPQPDPESGSPVSDERARAADMLYTLGERDVIRSFAADLADQSDDIALLAAIGELTAQRGDARAMLELGKAALARGLALDPYAFPTIGIPQHTQIAPAIDRSVIYSVVRTESAFDQRDKSSANAVGLMQVTPEAGRDTAKRFGVEYDWDRMVSDPVYNTQMGAAELSALFKEYAGSQIMTFAGYNAGRGRVREWVKQFGDPRDPNVDAVDWVERIPFSETRNYVQRVMENLGVYRVRFEPGAPVMSKIDQHEESRQEANSAPLPPNQGSGSE; this comes from the coding sequence ATGAACCAACGCTTGGGGCCGCTGAGTTGCTTCGTCGCCTTGGCCGCGCTCGCCTCGTTTTCGAGTGATGCGTTAGCGCTTGCCCGCCCCAAGCAGGTTGAGCATGCCAAGAAGGCAGATGCGACGAGCAAGGCGGAACATCACCGCGGTGCCGGGCCCAAGAAAGACAAGCATGCCGAGCATGGGGCGCGGCGCAAATCGGAATCGTCTGCCAAATCATCTCCCGAGAAGGCGGAGGCGCCCCCGCTCACCGGTGACCTTGCCGCGGTAAAGAACGCGATCGATCTGGTGCGCAAGGCCAAGACTGCCGACGCGACGGCCGCGGAGAAAGCCATCGGCGATCCGGCCGCCCAAAAACTCGTCGAATGGTTCATCCTGCGACATCCGGACGGTGCCGCGAATTTCAACCGTTATGCGACCTTCCTTGCCGATAATCCGGGGTGGCCGAGCATGGGCCAGATGCGCCGGCGCGCGGAAGCGTGCCTGTGGCAGGAGCGCAGCGATGCCGCGACGGTTCATGGCTTTACCGGCGATCAGCCGGCGAGCGCCAAGGGCCGCTTCGCGCTGGCGCGGGTGCTTCTCGCAGAAGGCGACCGCGACGGCGCCGTACGCCTGGTTCGCGACACCTGGCGTTCGGAGGAATTAGCCGAACGTATCGAGGGGGAGGCGTTCGACACTTTCCGCGACCTTTTGAGCCGCGACGACCATCGTGCCCGCATGGACAAGCGCATCGGCGCCAAGGATTTTTCGACCGCCATGCGCGCCGCGCGCCGGGTCGGCGATGACGGTGTGTCGATCGTGAAGGCTTGTGCTGCGGTCATGACCAACGCTGACAAGGCGAAAGACCTGCTCAACGCCGTCGAACCCGCGGCGCGGCAGGACCTGGGCTACATGCTCTGCCGGATTCATTGGATGGTTCGCCAGGGACAGATTGCCGACGCAACGGGTCTAATGCTGGCGGTCCCCGCCGATACCATGCCGCAGCAGGACACGGACGAATGGTGGCGCGAGCGGCGGACGCTCGCGCGCAAGCTGCTCGACATGGGAAATTTCCCCGACGCTTATCAGGTGGTGCGCAATGCCGCGCTGCCGGTGGATCCGTATTACCGGGCGGATTTCCATTTCATGCCCGGCTGGATCGCGTTGCGCTATCTCAATGATCCCGCAACCGCGCGCGGGCATTTCGCCCATATTGACGATGGCGCGACCAATCCGATCGTGATCGCAAGAGCGCATTATTGGCGAGGCCGTGTCGCCGAGGCGGAAGGCAAGAACGAGGAGATGCGCGCCGAATATGAAGCCGCTGCCCGCCATGGCACGGCCTATTACGGACAGCTTGCGCGCGCCAAGCTCGGCTTCGAGAAGACCGAGCTGAGAATCCCGCCGCAACCCGATCCGGAGAGCGGTTCGCCAGTTTCGGACGAACGCGCGCGCGCCGCTGACATGCTCTATACGCTCGGCGAACGCGACGTCATCAGGAGTTTTGCCGCCGACCTCGCCGATCAGAGTGATGACATCGCTTTGCTGGCCGCGATCGGAGAACTCACTGCGCAAAGGGGCGATGCACGGGCCATGCTGGAGCTCGGCAAGGCGGCACTGGCCCGCGGTCTGGCGCTGGACCCCTATGCTTTCCCGACGATCGGGATCCCGCAGCATACTCAGATCGCCCCCGCAATTGATCGCAGCGTCATCTATTCAGTCGTTCGCACCGAAAGTGCGTTCGACCAGCGCGACAAGTCGTCGGCAAACGCGGTCGGTCTGATGCAGGTAACGCCGGAAGCAGGCCGCGATACCGCCAAGAGGTTCGGCGTCGAGTACGATTGGGATCGGATGGTCTCCGATCCCGTCTACAACACGCAGATGGGCGCCGCCGAGCTCAGCGCGCTGTTCAAGGAATATGCCGGCTCCCAGATCATGACCTTCGCCGGCTACAATGCCGGCCGGGGCCGCGTTCGGGAATGGGTGAAGCAGTTCGGCGATCCCCGCGATCCCAACGTGGATGCGGTCGACTGGGTCGAACGCATTCCGTTCTCCGAAACGCGAAACTACGTCCAGCGCGTGATGGAAAATCTCGGGGTCTATCGTGTTCGCTTTGAGCCTGGCGCGCCGGTGATGTCGAAGATCGATCAGCATGAGGAGTCCAGGCAGGAGGCGAACTCGGCGCCGCTACCCCCGAACCAAGGCTCCGGTTCCGAATAA
- a CDS encoding globin domain-containing protein: MNAADKRAARLAASKSWTGFRRSPDAPPASGRRHRDYNIDRADHEKVRHALLLTLAEFLGDDFTPEVFRAWETIYGKMAETMIEAARERSAISK; this comes from the coding sequence ATCAATGCGGCGGACAAGCGCGCTGCACGACTTGCCGCGTCCAAATCCTGGACGGGATTTCGGAGGTCTCCGGACGCACCTCCCGCGAGCGGCCGGCGTCACCGCGATTACAACATCGATCGAGCCGATCATGAAAAGGTTCGGCATGCGCTGTTGCTGACGCTCGCGGAATTCCTGGGCGATGACTTCACGCCTGAAGTTTTCCGCGCTTGGGAAACGATATATGGCAAAATGGCTGAGACAATGATCGAGGCGGCCAGGGAACGTTCTGCGATCTCGAAGTGA
- a CDS encoding vWA domain-containing protein encodes MRQELHRFFRAARGAGVRVSPAESIDAMKAVADVGFADRGILRDTLLLTLAKSEDEKQALGQCFDLFFSQPELKPDTAPEDAAEHGQESSQANSSPGATDPGGPGAPSPELGELAQMLMSRDRNAIAAALANAANAASLSDIRYFTQRGIFSSRILEALGIARLRDDLDALTATNPADAERLAAATDALRENVRDMVNQALLLYGREESENLRHEILRNAPLARLERRQVEQMKALIRAIARRLRGRYSKPRKRQRRGHLDIRRTLRRNAAWGGVPFLTSWKRRHRDRPQIVALCDVSGSVAQVSDFFLLLIHSLHEVVDEVRSFAFSGHLIEVSDILDAKSPEEAMREIMSKVGFGSSDYGGSLADFEKGFIRAVTPKTTVIVLGDARTNNLDPRADILRRISERSKRLVWLNPEGRMAWGWGDSEMPRYSAFCSVVRQCATAKQLERAVSDIVAAYQ; translated from the coding sequence ATGCGCCAGGAACTGCATCGCTTCTTCCGGGCGGCGCGCGGCGCCGGGGTGCGGGTTTCGCCCGCGGAAAGCATCGATGCCATGAAAGCGGTGGCCGACGTCGGATTTGCCGACCGAGGCATTTTACGCGACACGCTGCTGCTGACGCTCGCCAAGAGTGAGGACGAGAAGCAGGCGCTCGGGCAATGTTTCGATCTGTTCTTCAGCCAGCCGGAGCTGAAGCCGGATACCGCGCCGGAAGATGCCGCCGAACACGGCCAAGAAAGCTCGCAAGCGAATTCGAGCCCCGGTGCAACCGATCCGGGCGGCCCTGGCGCGCCGTCGCCTGAACTCGGCGAGCTTGCGCAGATGCTGATGTCGCGGGACCGCAACGCGATCGCCGCGGCCTTGGCCAATGCAGCGAATGCCGCCTCGCTTTCCGATATCCGTTATTTCACCCAGCGTGGAATCTTCTCGAGCAGGATCCTCGAGGCGCTCGGCATTGCCCGGCTGCGCGACGACCTCGACGCGCTGACGGCGACAAATCCCGCGGATGCCGAACGGCTCGCGGCGGCAACGGACGCGTTGCGCGAGAACGTGCGCGACATGGTCAATCAGGCGCTCTTGCTCTACGGGCGCGAGGAAAGCGAAAATTTGCGCCATGAAATCCTGCGCAATGCGCCGCTCGCCCGCCTCGAACGCCGGCAGGTCGAGCAGATGAAAGCCTTGATCCGCGCCATCGCGCGGCGGCTGCGCGGACGCTACAGCAAGCCGCGCAAGCGCCAGCGACGCGGGCATCTCGACATCCGGCGGACGTTGCGGCGTAACGCCGCCTGGGGCGGGGTTCCCTTCCTCACCTCCTGGAAACGCCGTCACCGTGACCGGCCGCAGATCGTGGCGCTGTGCGATGTCTCTGGATCGGTGGCACAGGTGTCCGACTTCTTCCTGTTGTTGATCCATAGCCTGCATGAGGTGGTGGATGAGGTACGCTCGTTTGCTTTCTCCGGCCATCTGATCGAGGTCAGCGATATCCTCGATGCCAAATCGCCGGAAGAAGCCATGCGCGAGATCATGTCGAAGGTCGGATTCGGCTCGTCCGATTACGGCGGCTCGCTCGCGGATTTCGAGAAGGGTTTTATTCGCGCCGTGACGCCGAAGACGACGGTGATCGTGCTCGGCGACGCCCGCACCAACAACCTCGATCCGCGCGCCGACATCCTGCGCCGCATTTCGGAGCGATCGAAGCGGCTGGTCTGGCTCAATCCCGAAGGGCGGATGGCCTGGGGCTGGGGTGATTCGGAGATGCCGCGCTACTCGGCCTTCTGCAGCGTGGTGCGCCAGTGTGCAACCGCAAAACAGCTCGAGCGCGCGGTCTCGGACATCGTAGCGGCTTACCAATAA
- a CDS encoding AAA family ATPase, producing MDNTLPTASIETVTAGLASAGYIASQQIATAVYLAERIEKPILVEGPAGVGKTELAKALAAWRGLKMIRMQCYEGLDEAKALYEWKYAKQLLYTQILKDKLGEVLGGAETLSAALDRLHDFGDVFFSKEFVEPRPLLQALEQPQGCVLLVDEIDKSDAEFESLLLEILSDYQVSIPELGTVVAVVKPTVILTSNGERDLSDALKRRCLHLHIGFPEQKLEERIVESRVPGISQSLRKQIVGFINQVRALDLKKLPSVSETIDWARVLVLLQSSELDHETVKDTLNVLLKYEADIETTMPQVTSFVAKAGRQGVFG from the coding sequence ATGGACAACACCCTTCCCACGGCCTCGATCGAGACCGTCACAGCGGGCCTCGCGTCCGCCGGCTATATCGCGAGCCAGCAGATCGCGACCGCGGTATATCTCGCCGAGCGGATCGAGAAACCGATCCTGGTGGAAGGTCCGGCCGGCGTCGGCAAGACCGAACTGGCAAAGGCGCTGGCGGCCTGGCGCGGGCTCAAGATGATCCGCATGCAATGCTATGAGGGACTCGACGAGGCCAAGGCGCTGTATGAGTGGAAGTATGCCAAACAATTGCTCTACACCCAGATCCTGAAGGACAAGCTCGGCGAAGTGCTCGGCGGCGCCGAAACATTATCCGCGGCGCTCGACAGGCTGCACGATTTCGGCGACGTATTTTTCTCCAAGGAATTCGTCGAGCCGCGCCCACTGCTGCAGGCGCTGGAACAGCCGCAGGGCTGCGTGCTGCTGGTCGACGAGATCGACAAGTCTGACGCCGAATTCGAATCGCTGCTATTGGAAATCCTGTCGGATTACCAGGTCAGCATCCCCGAGCTCGGAACCGTCGTGGCGGTGGTGAAGCCCACCGTGATATTGACCTCCAACGGCGAGCGCGATCTTTCCGACGCGCTCAAGCGACGGTGCCTGCATCTGCATATCGGATTCCCCGAGCAGAAGCTCGAGGAGCGCATCGTTGAAAGCCGCGTTCCCGGCATTTCGCAAAGCTTACGCAAGCAGATCGTCGGCTTCATCAACCAGGTCCGCGCGCTCGATTTGAAGAAGTTGCCCTCGGTCAGCGAGACCATCGACTGGGCACGCGTGCTCGTTCTCCTGCAGTCGTCGGAACTCGATCATGAGACCGTCAAGGACACGCTCAACGTGCTCCTGAAATATGAGGCCGATATCGAGACCACGATGCCGCAGGTCACGAGTTTTGTCGCCAAAGCCGGGCGGCAGGGTGTGTTCGGCTGA
- the upp gene encoding uracil phosphoribosyltransferase, which yields MTTKNVNLVSHPLVQHKLSLMREKDRSIKGFRELLNEIGMLLCYEVTRDLPLEMVDIETPLQPMKAPQIAGKKLTFAPILRAGVGFLDGMLALVPSARVAHIGLYRDPETLQAVEYYFKAPHDLSDRTVVMMDPMLATGNSACAAASLLKARGARDIRFVCLLAAPEGIAHFQKEHSDVPIWTAAVDERLNDHGYILPGLGDAGDRMFGTK from the coding sequence ATGACCACAAAAAACGTAAATCTTGTCAGCCATCCCCTGGTTCAGCACAAACTCTCGCTGATGCGGGAGAAGGATCGCTCGATCAAGGGTTTTCGGGAGCTTCTCAACGAAATCGGGATGCTGCTCTGCTATGAGGTCACCCGCGACCTGCCGCTGGAGATGGTCGACATCGAGACGCCGCTTCAGCCGATGAAGGCGCCCCAGATCGCAGGTAAGAAGCTTACGTTCGCGCCGATATTGCGCGCCGGCGTCGGCTTTCTCGACGGCATGCTCGCGCTCGTTCCGTCGGCGCGTGTCGCGCATATCGGCCTTTATCGCGACCCCGAGACGTTGCAAGCGGTCGAGTATTACTTCAAGGCCCCGCATGATCTGTCGGATCGCACGGTGGTCATGATGGATCCCATGCTTGCGACGGGAAATTCGGCATGCGCCGCGGCCTCCCTTCTCAAGGCGCGCGGCGCCCGCGATATCAGGTTCGTCTGCCTGCTTGCCGCGCCTGAAGGCATTGCGCACTTCCAGAAGGAACATTCCGACGTTCCGATCTGGACGGCCGCCGTCGACGAAAGGCTGAATGATCACGGTTATATCTTGCCCGGCCTCGGCGATGCCGGAGACAGAATGTTCGGCACCAAGTGA
- a CDS encoding Gfo/Idh/MocA family protein, which produces MSSSPLHVGCIGMGWWSDVLADAIQRSGKLEILSCYTRSEEKRKTFAAKYRCRTAVSYEAMLADPEIEAIINTTPNDVHLATTSAAAAAGKHVFLDKPIANTVSDGRAITEACRKAGVVLALGYQRRRENHFRWIRQQIDNGLFGKLVNAEANISRDRFGKIDLTSWRYQAAGMPGGVMLQIGIHYIDVLEYLIGPVRAVRGQLAQLVLPGDNPDVASLMLEHDNGALSTLNASYASASEYYLMNIYGRDATAYYDLHNGLRLLKRGETTPVAIPCAKNDTLVEELEEFAAAARGQGEHEVGGDYATRSLAVVRAGILSAREGRRVEVAETLDSDRNL; this is translated from the coding sequence GTGAGTAGTAGTCCTCTGCACGTAGGCTGCATCGGGATGGGATGGTGGTCCGATGTTCTGGCCGACGCCATCCAGCGCTCGGGCAAGCTTGAGATTCTGAGCTGCTACACCCGCTCCGAGGAAAAGCGCAAAACCTTCGCCGCAAAATACCGCTGCCGCACGGCTGTGAGCTATGAGGCGATGCTCGCCGATCCCGAGATCGAGGCGATCATCAACACCACCCCGAACGATGTGCACCTGGCGACCACCAGCGCCGCGGCGGCGGCGGGTAAACACGTCTTTCTCGACAAGCCGATCGCCAACACCGTCTCGGACGGCCGCGCCATCACCGAGGCCTGTCGCAAGGCCGGCGTGGTCCTGGCGCTGGGCTATCAGCGGCGCCGCGAAAACCATTTTCGCTGGATCAGGCAGCAGATCGACAACGGTCTGTTCGGCAAGCTCGTCAACGCCGAGGCCAATATCAGCCGCGACCGCTTCGGCAAGATCGATCTCACTTCGTGGCGCTACCAGGCCGCCGGAATGCCCGGCGGCGTGATGCTGCAGATCGGCATCCACTATATCGACGTCCTGGAATATCTGATCGGGCCGGTCCGCGCGGTGCGCGGGCAATTGGCGCAACTGGTGCTGCCCGGCGACAATCCGGATGTCGCGAGCCTTATGCTGGAGCACGACAACGGCGCGCTCTCCACCTTGAACGCGAGCTACGCCTCGGCATCCGAATATTACCTGATGAACATCTACGGCCGGGACGCCACCGCCTATTACGATTTGCATAATGGGCTCCGCCTCCTCAAGCGCGGCGAAACCACGCCGGTGGCGATACCGTGCGCAAAGAACGACACGCTGGTCGAGGAACTGGAGGAGTTCGCTGCCGCAGCGCGCGGGCAGGGCGAGCACGAAGTCGGCGGCGACTACGCGACGCGATCGCTCGCGGTGGTGCGCGCCGGCATTTTGTCGGCACGCGAGGGACGCCGGGTCGAGGTCGCCGAGACATTGGACAGCGACCGGAACTTGTGA
- a CDS encoding Bug family tripartite tricarboxylate transporter substrate binding protein → MKPNVWGSIVLAFVLVAGAVPARAQDYPSRPITVIVPFPAGGASDVVARIVTNQMSKNLGQSIIIENIGGAGGTIGSARVAAAAPDGYTLLAAAMGSHVAAPVLTPNLKYDPVSDFAPIGLTAHSPAVVIARKDFPAKDLKEFVAVLRQQGSAVKEAHGGIGASSHMACLLFTAEIGAKPTLVAYRGSGPALNDLMGGHVDFLCEQSVSVAEQVLAGSVKAYAVSATERLANLPDVPTAKEAGVNYQMSVWSGLFAPKGVPPEVIARLADALDKALDEPTVRERLTQLGGSVPAKAERNPAAFDRFVRSEIARWAPILAASRAEQ, encoded by the coding sequence ATGAAACCGAATGTCTGGGGTTCTATCGTCCTCGCGTTTGTGTTGGTCGCCGGCGCCGTGCCGGCCCGTGCGCAGGACTATCCGTCGCGGCCGATCACCGTGATCGTGCCGTTCCCGGCGGGAGGCGCGAGCGATGTGGTGGCGCGCATCGTCACCAACCAGATGTCGAAGAACCTCGGGCAATCCATCATTATCGAGAATATCGGTGGCGCCGGCGGCACCATCGGCAGCGCGCGGGTCGCGGCCGCCGCGCCTGACGGCTACACCCTGCTGGCGGCGGCGATGGGCTCGCATGTGGCGGCGCCAGTGCTGACGCCGAATCTCAAATACGATCCGGTCTCGGATTTCGCGCCGATCGGCCTCACCGCGCATTCGCCGGCCGTCGTGATCGCGCGCAAGGATTTTCCGGCCAAGGACCTGAAGGAGTTCGTGGCCGTGCTCCGGCAACAGGGTAGCGCGGTGAAAGAGGCCCATGGCGGCATCGGCGCGTCCTCGCACATGGCGTGTCTTCTGTTCACTGCCGAGATCGGCGCCAAGCCGACGCTCGTTGCCTATCGCGGCTCCGGTCCGGCGTTGAACGATCTGATGGGCGGCCATGTCGACTTCCTGTGCGAGCAGTCGGTCAGCGTGGCGGAGCAGGTTCTGGCGGGCTCGGTCAAGGCCTACGCCGTCTCCGCCACCGAGCGCCTCGCCAACCTGCCGGATGTGCCGACCGCAAAAGAAGCAGGCGTCAACTATCAAATGAGCGTCTGGTCCGGGCTGTTCGCGCCCAAGGGCGTTCCGCCCGAGGTAATCGCGAGGCTTGCCGACGCCCTCGACAAGGCACTCGATGAGCCGACGGTGCGCGAAAGACTGACCCAGCTCGGTGGCTCGGTACCGGCCAAGGCGGAGCGCAACCCGGCCGCGTTCGACCGTTTCGTCCGCTCCGAAATCGCGCGCTGGGCGCCGATTCTCGCGGCGAGCCGGGCGGAGCAATAG